A portion of the Acidobacteriaceae bacterium genome contains these proteins:
- a CDS encoding LLM class flavin-dependent oxidoreductase, which yields MASPIRLSVLDQTPVPDGFTPSDALANSLDLAQHIDQLGYTRLWYSEHHAMDLLACTAPELLITRAASFTKNIRIGSGGVMLPHYSPLKVAELFRTLTAMFGDRIDLGIGRAPGGGQLEAFALKRDRESPAKDDFPQQLAELRAFIDNTRWENYKDARGPHPFSRIHVAPDSPIQPRLWLLGSSMWSSVTASQEGLPYAFAHFFSAQGTREAITYYQRNFTANDKLAKPEATIAIGAIVAPTQEEADYLHASVRLLQRRIRQDDRRPVATPDDALRELNTSPAAPSNPLWPITTGKLDEPETEFPRYVVGTPDKVRDELLRIARELELNELIVNTITHSHEARKRSYSLLAEAFEL from the coding sequence ATGGCATCGCCGATCCGACTCTCCGTGCTCGACCAGACGCCCGTCCCCGATGGCTTCACGCCCTCCGACGCGCTCGCCAACTCTCTCGACCTCGCGCAGCACATCGACCAGCTCGGCTACACGCGGCTCTGGTACAGCGAGCACCACGCGATGGACCTGCTCGCCTGCACCGCCCCAGAGCTGCTCATCACCCGCGCCGCCTCGTTCACGAAGAACATCCGCATCGGCTCCGGCGGCGTCATGCTGCCGCACTACTCGCCGCTCAAGGTCGCCGAGCTCTTCCGCACCCTCACCGCCATGTTCGGTGACCGCATCGACCTCGGCATCGGCCGCGCTCCCGGCGGCGGCCAACTTGAAGCCTTCGCCCTGAAGCGCGACCGCGAAAGCCCCGCCAAGGACGACTTTCCGCAGCAACTCGCCGAGCTCCGCGCCTTCATCGACAACACCCGCTGGGAGAACTACAAGGACGCCCGTGGCCCACACCCTTTCTCGCGGATTCACGTCGCGCCCGACTCGCCCATCCAGCCGCGCCTCTGGCTACTCGGCTCGTCCATGTGGTCGTCGGTAACGGCTTCGCAAGAGGGACTGCCGTACGCCTTCGCCCACTTCTTCTCCGCCCAAGGCACGCGTGAGGCAATCACTTACTACCAGCGCAATTTCACAGCCAACGATAAGCTCGCCAAACCCGAAGCCACCATCGCTATTGGTGCCATCGTTGCACCGACGCAGGAGGAGGCCGACTACCTTCACGCCAGCGTGCGCCTCTTACAACGCCGCATCCGCCAGGATGACCGCCGCCCCGTCGCCACACCCGACGACGCTCTCCGCGAGTTGAACACCTCACCAGCCGCGCCCTCGAACCCGCTCTGGCCCATCACCACCGGCAAACTCGACGAGCCCGAAACCGAGTTCCCCCGCTACGTCGTTGGCACACCGGACAAGGTACGCGACGAGCTCCTCCGCATCGCCCGCGAGTTGGAGCTCAACGAGCTCATCGTCAACACCATCACGCACTCCCACGAAGCCCGCAAACGCAGCTACTCCCTGCTCGCTGA